TTTCAGAGATGCATTTTATTTGTGCATAAATTGTAGCCCTAATGTGCCCTTGGAATTGAGAACAAAGATCTTAAGGATTTTTTATGCTATCTTCTCTGTTTTTAACTGACACCAGCTCCAGATGGCTGGCAGAATCTAGTGACACTTTATCTGTCTGTTCATCACcatctttattattatttttaaggttattattgttattgctGTTGTTATTCCCCGAGTATCCCCTGGCTGGCTTCCAGCAGCCCATGCTGGGAGGGCctgtgggctgtgtgtggcacaatGGCTTCAAAAAACACCATTAGACTGGATTCATTTGCAGAAGCAGAACAGAAACTTTATTGTTAGGACACAATAGGGCACCAGCAGAAAACAGGCTTTGGTATCTCTGACCCAGTGAGCCAATGCTCGTGTACAAAGGCAGAGCAAATCTAAGGAAAGACATTCTTGGATACATTCTTGTGCTTTGGGGAAGTGAAAGGTTCTTTATCTCAGCATTAGCCAGTGTGAGGCTGCACTGGGTCCACGTGGAGATTTGGTATTTCTTTATGGGTATCTCCTGTCACGGGTAGAAATGGGTTTTCCATCATCATCTGTGCCAGAGCGACGTCTTGCACCGCTCCCAAATGCTGTTGTAgggggaataaaaaaattaaatagggaACAAAAAAGCCACTAAGGCACTGCCAACACCCTGAGGAGCTGAACCATGaggttgtgtttgtttgtttcctcaCAAGATCTTTCACATATCAAAGGCAGAACTGCCTTTACATCTTATTTACTTTCCCTCCTGGTCCTCATCCAGAAAACCTTAGGAGTGCATGTCAGATATGGATTTGGAAGCATCTTGAATGTTATGTGAATCAGCAGAGGAATGAATCTTTGGGAGATCTGAGTATTTTAGAATCCCATGAGCAGTTCATGGAATCATTTTGGAAATCTACTGGTTTCAAAAATGCACATAAAATAAAGTATTATATTTTTGTCTCTACATGATACAGAACATGCTCATTGTAGGGAGAATGGAATCTGTGGGTAGTAAGAAGAAATCCGAGGCTAAAAGGTTTATTTAATCCTATCTTGCCTGTTCATTTCAGCCCCtcattaaatgaaaatgtttcttaCCGTCCTTGGGGTTCAGTCCTGACAACctgtagaaaagaaatatttgattaATGACCATTTCTGACCTTGTCCCCTGAAACCATTGAACCATTTAGGAATTGGTGTGGATAGCCAGGatttcacagagctgctctcaatGGCTGGTTCTGAGGTGTGTTGTTACTGGAGGTGGTGTTAAGGTGCTTTCAGCTTTGAAATCCACCCCTATGTACTTgaaagggaatgggaacagTGGTCAGACCAGTTCCTTGTCCTGAGGTGTCTCCTTATACTGCTCCTGTCCTCAAAATGCCTCTTCTAGAAACTATGTAAGGAGCCGATTCCTCCTCAGAAATCAAAAGTAATTCCATGTATAGATCAGATATGAGAAATGAAcatgaaaatgcagattttactGAAGTAAGCTGGAGTCTGTTCCAGGCTCTTTTCTTGCTGGGGATACTGGTGTGTGAGGATGAGTATTTATTTTCACCTCTGTGCACAAATTGAGACAACCAAGAGCTAAAGAAATACTGGGAGCAGGTTTTTATAGGTTGTCTCAGCCTGAAGGCTCTAATTCCAGTGCAACCAGAGGATTAAGTGAGACATATCTATGGGGCCTGGTGCCTTCTGTAATTCATCATGATCAAAACGGTggcatttatattttcaaatccTCCACACCACCGATGTGCAGACTGAGCTTGAGTTCTGGCAGTACCAGGGACTTTGCCAGGGCTCCAAAGGCTGCGTGTGCAGGGAGCGTGACCGAGCACTCCAGAGtcagcctggcagccccagctccgGCTGCACAGCGCGTGTTGTTACCCTTATCTGCTCATCAGGACCGGGACAGAGTGACATACTGTGCGTCCTGGCCCTCCAGCAGATGGCGGTACGTGGCGATCTCCTGCTCCAGGCGACTCTTGATGTCCATGAGCATTTTGTACTCCTGGTTCTGGCGCTCCATGTCGCAGCGCAGCTcgctcagctgctcctccacgCTGGTGATGAGCGCCTGGATCTGAGCCAGCTGCGCGCAGTATCGGCCTTCCGTGTCCCGCAGGTTGGCCTCCAGCCCGGCTTTCTAAAGTGCAGCAATGGCAGAACAGGTTAGAAGGAAGTTTGTCCCACGGAGGGGCAGtcgaggagagggaggaaggggacaGTGTGAGGCAGTGCCTCCTGGTGTCAGGGCAGCTCCGTACCATGCTGAGCTGCGACTGGAGCTCGatctccaggctctgcaggttGCGGCGCAGTTCCGTGATCTCTGACTTGCTGGTCTGTATCTGCTGGGTGTGGGTGGCAACTTCACGGTTCAGCTCCTcagtctgaaaggaaaaataatgtaaaatctcatataaatgtattaaaaaaatcaatcattTTGAGAAAGGGAGGTAGGGACCTGCCAGGGCAGTAATGCTGAGGCAGtgcactgctgtgctgtttaTTGGTGTGACCATACCTGAGTGAAGAACCAGGCCTCAGCGTCCTTGCGGTTCTTCTCAGCCAGAGCTTCATACTGCTCCCTCATCTCAGCAAGAACTCTGGTCAGGTCAATGCCAGGAGCTGCATCCATCTCCACATTGACTGTTCCACTCAGCTGGTTCGAGTACTCTTTCATTTCCTGCATGGGCAGCAGACAGAGGGCACAAAAAGATCAGGCTCTCTCCTCTCAcactgctcctgcccccagcaaTCCCTGCTGTGATAAACAGTACCTGTGCTATCAAGTACCACAGATGGAACACACATAAAACATTtatcacattttctttctcattgcagcagcttctctgtcTCTGTGTACTCACACAGGACACACGTATCTACATGTAATTTACATGTATGTTTCATTTACAAGAGAAAAATTCCAAAGGGGAGTGATCTCCCTGCATTTCCAGGACTCTCACCTCTTCATGGTTCTTCTTCAGATAAGCCAGCTCCTCTTTCAGTGTCTCAATCTGCATCTCCAGGTCAGCTCTGGACAGGGTCAGCTCGTCCAGGACCCGGCGCAGGCCGTTGATGTCGGACTCCACGCTCTGGCGCAGGAACAGCTCGTTCTCATACCTGCAgttcagaaaagaaacaagcaCTGGAACATGTCCGAGTTTGTATTCAGTAGAGCTATAAAATGATCACATATGGGAGGAACAGTGGACTGTAGATGAAAACAGATTTAGAAGTGTGAAAGcaataaagacattttttcccaatatccagcTATGGCATAAGGAAGCACAGACAATGCCGTATGATTTTGTTCCTGAGGAGGACATGACATTTCACCTTGCAGAACCTAATACTGATTATCAGCATCATTAGAAACATTGTCACATAGGACAGAGGTTTTGCAGTGTCCTCCCAGATTTGCGTAGGAAAGCACaggtggggcagggctgcctgggaTACAGGAGAGAAAATAGAAACCTGCAGGTGCATtgctgcagggaaggcagcTGCACATGGACCTTTACCATCTGATGTACTGCTGAGCCTGAGAGCTGGAAAAACCCCAGCTTACTCTAAATTTCACACTCCAGCAGAGAAATGTTGAAGCCCCACAGCAATCTTTTCCTGCCATTTTCCTTCTAAGTGAAAATCCCACCTATTCCTGCCTTCTTTCCCCTGTGATTCAGGCTACTAAGAATATTTGAGTATCACAAAAAAATGAAGACATGGGCTGTAACTGATCATGCAAACAGCTCAGTGATCTGAATGCTGTGTTCTGTCAGGCTTATACTCTGAATTGATCCTTCATCAATGGATTCTGCTTGCCAGGATGTTTTGTATCTGAAGTtactaaagaaaaaactgctttGAGAGAGTGAAGACAAGTAGAGTGAAGACAAATGAGCTCCAGGTGAACTTACTTCAGTCTGAAGTCATCAGCAGCCAGTCTGGCATTGTCAATCTCCAAAATGACCCGGGAATTATCAATGGTAGCAGCAAGGATCTGCAATTAAGAAACATGGAGAAAAGTTGCTGTGAATAATGGTAAAATATCTGGTCCACATTCCATGAGCAAACCAGAGGGCTGTGATACTCTGTGCAACACAGATTAGAACCATAACAGGGAAATGTGTTTGTACAACACCTGATCTTATCTGTAGCCAGGTGAATTATCTTTCCAGCCTTTGAGGCCTACCTGTCACATTCTTTACTATTTGATTCCTGAAAAAATGTATTGATAATTCTAAACACATTTTGCTAACTTTTACTGTAATCATTTTAATTTCAACAAACATCACATTGTCAGGATAAGATATTTGGTGTTTAAATTGAGAAGAGGCTACTCTATTCTGCTAGAATGCTCAGGACCTCAATGTATCTACTtcttttgtaattattttaaagacatgGAACATGCAGTTCCATAATTCTCTTACCTTCTGATAACTCATCTACATATGAATGTCATACCTTGTCTCGGAGATCTTCAATTATCTTGTAATAGTTGCTGTAGTCacgggcagggctggtgggagcTTGTTTCTGATACCAGTCTCGAATTTTCACTTCTAAATCAGAATTGGCCTCTTCCAGGGCTCGTACTTTGTCCAGGTACGAAGCCAGCCGGTCATTCAGGTTCTGCATGGTTATCTTCTCATTGCCAGACAGGAGGCCATCGCCGCCACCAAAGCCACCACCAAGGTCAAATCCTCCACCAAAGCCAGCGCCGCCTCCAAAGCCGGAGCCCCCTCCAAAACCACAGGCTGCCCCCCCTCCAAAGCCTCCTCCATAGCCTCCCCCAAAGCCGTAGCCTCCTCCTGAAGAGGAGACGTACCTGGCTGAGGAGATGGAGACGCCGCGGCCGCCGGAGCCGCCGTGGATGCTCGGGGCCCGGCAGGCGCCCCCAGCACGCACCGAGGACAGgcggcagctgctgcccccagcaccaCCAAAGCCACCCCCGTAGGTGGAGGAAGAGCTCATGTAGGAAGTGGCCATggctgaagaaagagaaagagcaaAGGTCAGTTCTGCAGCCTTGCAAGAGAAGACAGCTTGTGCCTTCGCTGCCCTGGTGCCTCTTTTATATCCTCATGATTGGGTGTTGGGAGACAAACCCCACTGCAGCCCTCCCTCCAAAATTCCTCCTCCCTAGAGGTGAGGCCAACTGTGATGACATTCCTGacaagcagtgctggcagcacatCGCAGGGGCTTGGgcttggggtttctttttttaattaaacaaaagGCATGAATCAGATGATGTTTTTTCTTCAGGCTATAGTTCTGAAACTTGGAGTTTACTTCTCTGACATTTAAGAATGGAAAAACAAAGTGAGTTCAGCCCCACCCACTTGCCTATTTACAATGCTCACCATGGCTACCTTCAGAAAATCaactttttcttaaaatgagGCTTAAGCAAAATTCTCCTTTCATTGAAAAATGTACAATCGTCTCTTCATCTCACTgttattccttcttttctatctgcatctttttccctttaaaatttCGGAATTGAATTAGAAATGTTCTTATTCTTGATTTTTTCTTGGAACTAATATTTGGATTTTGGAGTCtgaatttttattacaaaaagcaTCTATTCAAGGCACTGTGTGAGGAACAATCATCATCCATCAGTGTGCAAGGGAGAGTGGAAACAGTAAATTTATTAATCACTTTGAAATAAACCAGAAAGGTAACACAGATTGAAACAACTCAGTTAAAAGAGTAAATGTGGGAGGACTAAGATCCTGTTACTTTGGAAAATGTAAAGAGAAAGGGTTTAAGATAACACAGTTCTGATAGCAATACCTGTGTTTAATGCCAGTGTGCACGAGGAAATGGAATAGCATTGAAAATAAGGCTTGAGAAACACTCAGAAGAGGCACTTTAACCCTTCATTTAAAGCAGGAGTCTGAAACAGAAATACATTACTGAGCTAATGAATTGCCAGTGAAATTCAGGAATTcagtcctgcagccctgcagggaaggcAGATTTGGGCAGAGTGTGaggaagcaggagctgcccctgtgccctgctggggtcAGGCTGTGGGCAGTGTGGAGTTTGCAGGGCACCCAGttctctgcacagcacagagaccTCAAATAAAgcttaaagaagaaaatgtataCCTTTGCTAAAAACATCATAAGAAGAGCATTGTTTTTAGCAGGCAGTACAGAAACTGAGCTTAGAACTCAGGATGGGGATTTTGGATAAGCCAAGGCTCACAGGAGTTGTTGGAATAAACCAAGGGAGTTTCTGACATTTCCAGCTGAGATGTTAATGCAGGCACAGGGAATACACAGAATTTTCACTCGGAGATGCACACTTAGGagggaagaaatggcagagTCCACCTGTGATGTGCCCCCACAGGCTGGCTCAGGGCACGGCCACTCgttccaggctgagcagagcacaggggtgGGTGTTCACCGCTCTGGAAACATGTTTCAAACGGAACCTGGCCCGTTGCCACAGCCCTTCAGTTTTGCTGCTGGGCAGATTAATGGTCTGTGTACCTTGCCAGATCCCTGTGTCTCCAAGGGTTGGTGGCTCATGAAACAAGTTCAGTCAAGCCCTCCCGAAGATAAAAAATTGTCCTTAAGACTCCTATAATCAATGCCCTGAAGTGTGtgcactgccaggggctgttCAACCGAGAGAGCCCACAATAAGCAAATCATATTCTATTAAAAAGACCCAAGCAACAAAACACTGCCAAATTTAGTAGGAAACTTTGGGGACTTTTCATTGAGTCTTCTTTCACTCAGGTGTGATAACTCCTTTGGAAGGTCAATGGTGAAACACACTTTGCTGCTTTCTAACATGCCCCAGGTGTCATGCTGGATCAGTATCAGATGAATGCTTACAAAAATCAGGTAGCAGATAAAAGCTGTTCCCTTCTGTTGAATATTTGCCATtgggaaacaaaataaatcaagcAGTCAGTACAGATCATGCCCCATAACATAATTTAGGCAACAATTTCTACAGCATTTTCTCCTTACAGGCTGTACGGGGAAATAGAAGCCAATCActtgctgaaattaaaaaaaaagaataaaaaaaaagaaaggctctTTCAAGCTTATGCCCTTATTCTGGTCTCACTACCTTTGCTCAGAGATTCCTTATCCAATGTCTTGACACATGGACTCATCCTTTGCACAGTCTCAGAATTGTACCTGTGGTACCTGAACTCCTTGGTTTGTCATCTTCCACAGGGATTTCCTGGAAGACATTCCCTGACATGTCTGTGCTGCACAAACTCTTTTGTTGCCTCTGCTGTGGGATTAATGGGGctgacacactccagcccctcctctCAGGACAGCAAGTTCCAGTCAAGCAGCAGCTTGTTTGTCATCTCAGTGATCACTCTATGAGTGATAAAACCATCACTCAGAGGAGACATGACATGCcttcagaaaacactttttttccctcaactAGACGCTAAAATTATAGTGCCTGAGTGATTTATATCTAACATTTTACCAGAAATCCTTCACTGCCTTAgagatagaggaaaaaaattaatagaattataaaataaaattagaactAAGCCATAGAAACAAGAATTTAGGATTTTTATAGCTTGCATTCTTGGAGCATGAGAATTTCTTGTCAGACTTGCACATTTGCAGCTGGACAATACCAGAAATCTGCAACAGTGAGCTCCCACCCTGACTGGTTTTGTCACAAGAAATTGCTCTCAGGGAATGGGACTTGttaagattaaaaaacaaacctgaagCTGTTTGTTCTTTCATATAGGGAGGTTTCCAGGTCTCGGTGTTGTAGGGAATAAGTTTGGTACAAGCCATGTATTAATGTGTCTGCACTCAGCAACTGCCTGTACTGAATGCACGAGTTCTGCTTCTCCTGGCTCTTCCAGAAGTGAACCCCACAAAAATGGGTGAACTTCTGAAGGATCCCTGGACCCCATGTGCCTCTTGGGCCATTGTTCCCTTTGATTCTGCCCATCTTTCCCCCTCTTCTC
The DNA window shown above is from Molothrus aeneus isolate 106 chromosome 28, BPBGC_Maene_1.0, whole genome shotgun sequence and carries:
- the LOC136567220 gene encoding keratin, type I cytoskeletal 15-like, which produces MATSYMSSSSTYGGGFGGAGGSSCRLSSVRAGGACRAPSIHGGSGGRGVSISSARYVSSSGGGYGFGGGYGGGFGGGAACGFGGGSGFGGGAGFGGGFDLGGGFGGGDGLLSGNEKITMQNLNDRLASYLDKVRALEEANSDLEVKIRDWYQKQAPTSPARDYSNYYKIIEDLRDKILAATIDNSRVILEIDNARLAADDFRLKYENELFLRQSVESDINGLRRVLDELTLSRADLEMQIETLKEELAYLKKNHEEEMKEYSNQLSGTVNVEMDAAPGIDLTRVLAEMREQYEALAEKNRKDAEAWFFTQTEELNREVATHTQQIQTSKSEITELRRNLQSLEIELQSQLSMKAGLEANLRDTEGRYCAQLAQIQALITSVEEQLSELRCDMERQNQEYKMLMDIKSRLEQEIATYRHLLEGQDAQLSGLNPKDAFGSGARRRSGTDDDGKPISTRDRRYP